The segment GTATGGGGTAGAAAGCATTATGTTGAGTGggttcatgaattttaaaaaaaaagaaggtaaAAGTAGCCAATACTTGATACAAATGTTactcatttttattttgcaatgcaAGCACATATCACTGGCTTCAAGCTTTATTTGAGGAGTATtgagaattttgttttatatgttgaCTCTTTAAtcatttatcattatcatttaatCAACATCATCATTATTTTCACCATATCTTATAAACGCACATTGTTTCAAAAGGCAGGGGAAAATCCGTTTGATGGACTAGAGTCGTCTTTCGGATCTTTTGGATTGAACAAAGAATCTGATGTCCCAGAATTACCTGGACAGGCCAACCAGTGGTTACAGCTCGACTCGAGCCCAATGAGTGCTAGAGCCCGCAACAGTGGCCAGTCTCAGGCAAGCCAGAGACTCAGCTCTCAGTCAGGAGTAAGCCCCAGGGTCAGCCACGAGTCCAGTAAATCTACACAACAGAAAAAACTGTCCTACAGAGACATGGAAGGGGTAGGTCTACATCTGCGTTAAAAACACTCTCCCAGCTGTTCTTTTGTAATGATGTAACTGTATATattatacagtaccgatcagacccaacctaacagaaagtaaaccccaactaaaccctgggtttactttctgggtttactctgagtttacttcgggtttacttgaatggacccagagtaaacccaaagtaaacccggagtggacacagagagtaaacccagccagaagtatacccctgaaagcagacgctaactgtgtattcggaataaaCAAGgggtaggaattacaggcagtaggatagTAAGATTAAAGtactagtctgcttcacacttcagtgcatacagttgacatcaaaagcaatttcaaaataccaagagtaaaccccgagtaaacccaaagtaaaccccgactggacccaaattttcaaaaagtaaacccagagtaaaccccaagtaaacccaaaaggtaaacccggggtttagttggggtttactctggtgttaggttgggtctgattggtactgtacatacaatatacaacaaaaaaacaactaaatattCAATGGAATTGCATTTTTTAAGCCTTTATAATTTTCACTTGCTAGTTTCTGCCATAGGAAACCTTACACTGGTAAACATAATAAtgtttcaaattacatgtacactggATGTTGGTTTCCTTTGATTTACTTTCTACTGAAAGTCTTATCAAAACCCAAAACATGTAAATCCTTATTCTGAGAGCTTGTGCAAGTGTTTAATGCACATCTTTTTGTTACAGAGTGAGTATCCCAGTCGGTCGAGGAGATCTGCAGACTTTGACAACTCTGTGTTCGCTGAGCCACGACTGAGTCAGTACTATGGGGGAGACCCCCAAGCTGTCAGGAGGAGTTTCCCAGAACTCTCAATATCACAGCCAATGAAAGCTGATGTCTCACCCAGACTGTCCAAAAGTCAAGGTAACAGGGGGTTGAGACTTCTGATTTTTATGCCTGTTAATTAAGCTATCAAATCACAATAATGGGTTTGAATTTAGTTGCTATGATGACCATTACATTAGAAAACTATTAAATTAGAAaattactttctgggtttactctgagTTTACTTCAGGTTTACTTGaatggacccagagtaaacccaaagtaaacccagagtggacacagagagtaaacccagccagaagtatacccctgaaagcagacgctaactgtgtattcggaataaaCAAGGGgttgattttacatgtatttgtattgcTGTATTTTATAACAGTATGATCATGTTGAAAGGGTTTATGCATGTAATTGATTTTGTTATCACAACAGATCGTCCTGTTGTGTACAAGGATGATTCAGGCGAGATGGTGACAGACCTAGCCTACCAGACAGATTTCACCGACATGGCTCCAACCCAGCATGCCAAGCTGCAGGAACAGTTCGCCAAGGGAAGCCTGGACTTTGATGTTACCATGGCTGATGATTTTAAACCTGCTGGTACTATTGACTCTCATATAATATTGTGCATTTATTTGAAACATGACTATACttgtttgaaatcattttttaaccattttttttaccaaataattGACTTCCTTAGAGGGACCAAGATTCATGTTCATGTTTGATGGAAAGAAGAATATCATTATGGCTTACATTCAATTATGTGTAGgggaaaattgattttaaaaacccttaattGCTATTAATGCTGCAAAAGTAATGATAAGAGAGATTAATTGTAGATGAGGCCAAAGCAATGCTTGATGAAGATGAAGAACAGTTTGAGAAAGAAAATGTATTCAGAGAGGTATGTTTTTCCTGTGCAAGTATATCCACATTAGataatgaaaattttctttttgtcattTCCACATTTTGATTAAGCATGTCTGATGTTAATTCTTTTAATCATCATTCACATATCTGCTTAACATGATTGATTTTTATTCAGGATGTCAAGATAGTCACCCCTGTGGGTTCCCCCGACTCCTGGGGCTACTCCAGTAAAATGTCCATCTCCTGCCCCTCCTTCCTCAAACCAGAGGTTGAGGACCTGAGGATTTCTATTGGAACCTTCATGAAGAGTGGTTCAGGTGCCCTCGGATCATTAGGAGGTGATGGATCTCAGGAGAGAGTGAGttgctttttcttttcttttttcttttttatcaaaaagaaaCATCCAGGACATTTGATTGTTTTCAATACATTATACTGTAatttagttatacatgtataggtgcttgtacatgtaccagaatTTTATCTGAAGAGTCAAGTTTGTAATGTAGTATCAGGAATTTTTATCAGTGTCTGTGACAACAATGGTTGGAAAATTAAATCAGCATAAGAAGAAAGTAAATACcctataaaaattcatttttgcagCCTGAGTTTGGTATGCACATCAAAACCCCTCCCCAGAATAGGAAGCCGATGGCCCTGATTGAAACATCCATCAGGGAGTTTGAGCCTGACAGGAGTCTCCAAGCCTCCAAGTGCAGGACCGAGGGAGTTGGCAATGAAGATGGTAGGTGTTTTGAAAAGATATTTGATTTAAactgttgtgtgttgttttatGATATACAATGGGGTTCAATGGCTCATTAACCTGACATCAAACCAAGAAAACAAGGTGAAATTGATACTGGTCTTAATTAAAATCTACACATATCATGGAGGCTTGGCATAGAGTCTTAcaaatgttgatttttaaaagccaAATGTTTGAATGTCTGACAATGAAACATGCAGACCTTCATCAAAATGTTGTCTAAACAAAAGACAACACAGAGTCCATGGTCATGTCAAAATCACTCTACTTGTTTTCCTGGAAATCAATGTTCTTTCTATTCCTACAGAAGACAGACTGGAGGACAGGACCCTACAGGATGAGGCAGTGACCCTGGCTGATCTGGAAGAGTCCCCTGCATACCAGGAGAGTCAGGGGTCCCATCTTCAGTCCATGGGGTACAGGGACAGTCAGGAGTCACAGCCCCAGCCCAAGAGAAGCAAGACCCCTGTAATGGAGCTATCAGCAGAGCTGTCTAAGCTCCAAGAATCTCTGAGGGAGTCTGATGGTAAATCATTATAGTGATGGTGTATCACAGTGTTTTCATGCAAGAATGGGTGTGCATGGAATATAAATTGTCTGTATTTCTGTTTCCAATTATGTCTTatcttgtaatatttttaaaggcaGTATACATAGTTTTACCAACCTATTTCAGATTGggtaaacacaaaaaaaagaaCTATTACTGAGTATTGTCACTAAGCATTTGTTAACTCTTTGCAGATTCCCTAAGCATCACTCTGCTGCATTCACTGCTTCAGTCAGTGCCCAAAGACACTAAACCAGCCGAGCTGTCTAAAATGGTCATGGCTCTGTCCCAGAAGTCTTCCAGATCTCTCCGTCATCCGGTGGCAAAATCAACCAAACTTCCCATCAGAAGAGGGTCTGATGTGATGAATAAGGTCAAAGGGTCGTCTCCAAGGAAATCACAGGATGTACCAGAACAAGACAGGAGTCAGAATTCCGCCTCCTTCAGCTCCAAAGGATCAAAGGAAGACAAGGAGCTGAAGAACATTCTCCACAAAACACGGCCAGATGGGGAAGAATCGGACGTTTCACTGTCTCCTATAAACAGAAGTGATAATGTGACTCCTTCAGACGTAATGCTAAAAACATCCTGCCAAAGTGACAATGCAGATGGCAGTGAAAGAGAGTCTGTTTATTCTAATGATCCTTTAGGTAGAAGAGGTCAAGCTGGAAATTCTTCACAGATGTATGTCCATAGTGGCCAGGTATCTAGAGGCAGCATGGCTTCCCCTCGGAGTCGCGGTGGAAGCCAGAGAAGTTCACAGGAAAATGTACGTTATGCATCCAGTGCAGCTGTCAATGCTTCTGATAGTCCGGACAGATCCAGACACAGTAGTGCTGGAAGTAATAAAGAATCCAGAGAGAGCCGGATCCGGTCTCCGCATGGCAATGACCATGGAGACTTGACCGGACACCACATTCCGGATGGTACAGACTACAGTCTGAAAGCAGACTATCCACATCAGATCAACATGGGGATGTCCAGAGAGGATCTGGTGGGAACAGAGGATATCCAGCTGGCAGATTCAAGGGGATTCAATCTCATTGATAGGGATCTTGACAGTATGGGAAATAATCAGAGAATTAGTAGGGAGTCTAATGAACAAAGGAGCAGGGAACGAAGTGTGAGTGATTACCATTCAAAGCATGACTATGACATTGGATACAGTGAACAAGGCTTTAATCGGAATGGAAACTACAACAGCGGTAGGAATTCTCAGGCCAGTAAAAAGTATGAAGTTCAAGACAACGAATATTCTCAAGATGCACACAATAAAGAGAACATAGCCCATGATAAAAAGGCCAAAGAAGATAGGGACTTGATGCCTCCTCCACCTGTGCCAAGTTTTCATCACAATCTGGTCCCACACCACAAAACATCAGATCCACCCATGCTGCTGACGAAACAATCACTGATGAAGAGCAGCTTTGCCCAGCAGTACTTACCGCCACCAGCCACCAGAAAGATCTTGTCATCCAAGCAGTTTTCTCAGTCTCAGGGTGATGTGTTCACACTGAAGCAGGATCATCATCATCTTCCCACTCATGACTCGACAATGAGCAAGACACTGTCCCATTCGCAAACCAACATACCAGACCACAGCATGGCGGACCTCAGTCAGCATAGTCTAATTACACCCGACCAGTCTCGGCATCGTCGGATCCTGTCGGAACCAATGACTGATGGGAAGAGGCTTGCAGACGACATCAGTATGTTCAGACAGCCACCTGCCTACCACAGTACTCCGTTTCAGAGGGATGCTACCAACCTGTCTGAGACACAGTTTTATGAGTTGGATCATTCTGTGATGTCTGTCATGGATGCAGAAAAATCCACTTTGGATGGAAATTTCAAACcaggtaaaaaaaatctagGGTGAGATTTGAAGGtagcatttaaatttaaatgtaatatatCAAAGTATATGTATGAATCAGTGTGTAGACTATTTAGGTAGAAACATTCAATGCACTGATTATATATGTGGGTCTTTTTCAGCTAAAATTCCCACACCAGAATATACAGGCCTGGCTGCCATTAAAGCCCCGGAGATTCTGTCTTTCCCTGAGGTATGTTGCGTTGGAATCTCAGTGAAGACCACCCTTCCCCTGACCAATCCGACCAATCGCTGGCTGGAGTGCATCCTTCAGGTGCGGCAGCTTTTACTTGACGGACAGCCGGCTGGAACCAGTGTGGCAGTGCCATTCGAAATGAAGCAGAAGGTCATTGTAGAACCAAACACTATGGAGAAAATTGAGGTTTGTAACATTTAATAGGCGTTGGACCAGAATGATGGTTCTAAAGATCAATAAAATCCCAGTCCAATTTTCAACATAAAAGGATAGTATAAAATGCTTTGGCAGCTGATGATAAAAGTGATTTGCTTGTACATTGTGCATTAGTGCCATATGATGATATTCTGATGTATTGTAAATTAGTGTCACAGGATAGTATTATGCTGTAAtctgtgatttttaaaatacactgtAAATGTTACCATTGCAGGTGATCTTCATTCCTAAGTTGGCTGGAGCGTACGTGGCCGAGTTGTTGATTCACTCTCACAGGTTTACCCAGGACCGGGCCTCGGGCTCCATGTCATACCCTACCATAGTCACGGTGCAGGCCATAGCCGAAAAGCCCAAAATTGAGGTCAGGGGCTACGATATCAGTACTGaaccaaatgtttaaaaaacaaaaacacattgAGAGAAATTAGTACAATCATAACTGATTATCAGCTGTGTCAATTTTATGGCAAACAATAGAAATGTTTGCAATTTTTGCAATAAGTGGTGACTGCTAAGTAAattttttgatatgaaaatgGTGGTAATGTGAGACTGATTTAACTTCAAATCTTcacattttcatacatgtagGTTCATGGCTTTGGTCTGGAGAACCGGGTGCTGAACTTTGGACAGGTGACGTGGGGGAGCTGTAAATCCCTGACCCTGGGAATTGTCAACTACGGACAGGCCTCCCTCCCCCTCAGGCTCTCCATATCTTGTGTAAGTGTTGCAGAAACTTTTTGCTTATTGGCATTACAAAGGTAGTTAGGAATTGCATCCATCACAAGACATGTTAATTTTGTATGATGTCAAACGATGATGTATTAtctatgtatatttatttgcattatgTCACAAACTGCAGAATTTCTGTCAACTTTTTTACAACATaatcaaatatgatttattgctacatgcatgcaaatttattaatttaaactaCACTTCCATGTATGAAATCTAACATTtgctttgaaattgtatttttagtTCAGGTGAAaaaatacagattaaaaatcCATTTACATAGTACTTTAGTATATCTAAGCCATATGAatttacttgttttattcttatttttaacaaattaaaatctattttctataatctttaaataataataaagataaCAAGagtaattatgattttttttatcatgtaaaTGTACAGTTTTGTGTGCGGTCAGCCGAACAGGAATATATTGGATTCTTATTTTATTACTTaactgtaaatgtacatgtacacatatcttCTAAAATACTTTCATCTAAAACTGTATTGTAACTTGTTGTTCTGCATGCTGTTCTTTTCAAAAAGTCTTTTAACTTTGACtttaatactgtggtttcattaatattcaagggtatcaatttttgtggaaaaagtgaaaatcacatgttcaaggatacgtaaatttgtGGCCAGTGATCCTTTCAATACAAATTGAAGGTAGAAATTGCACtccaatgaacatttaatttcatggataaacttaaaaacgaaatccacgaaaattagtattcaacgaatattgatgaaaccacagtacctgGTTAAACATAATATTACCGGTATTACCTGTATGTAATTcgttgtttacatgtaaacattgcTGCTGATTTCAGACTAAGAACCTAGGCATTGTAGGTATCTGTATTGGGTGCTGCACCTCTCATTACTGTGCACTCATCGTATCTATATACTGCCTTACATACCTCCCTCTCCTTGTCATATTATTGTGTGATAtttcattgatacatgtatatcggaatatctaatatttatttgatttcaagatTTTTCATAATTGCTTTAATTTTACAAGCTtcgcaatttttaaagaaatgtttgttatttaagATTCTTTGCTGAATTTTAAGTAAATACTCTTTTTTCATGTAACACAGTTTTCTAGATGTTCTGTCAAACATATTACTGCAGCTGTCATGGAGTAATGAATTacttataaacttttgaaattttcCCATCATGATACTGTATATCAGCAATTCTGTGTGTGAAATCCTGTTTTTAGCTTTGCTTTTTATTAATGAACACAACCCACCCTTTCAACAAAAACAGCATCTTGTGtgataaaattcaaaaagataATTGCCACAAAAAAGAAGAATATGCAACATATTCCTGtatttaaaaatcaagatttaattaaaataattgtgtGTAATCATGAAAATATCGGGGGCATATATTATTCTAAACTCTGCAGATATTGCCCACAATGTTCATTGTTATGTTGCAAACATggatgaaatttgatttttttattttgcacagaTTGATTTCTTTCAAATCTTTTTGCTGTCATTTACATTCAATAAGATGTGGTCTGAAGAGATTTAACAGTCACTACCGGTATTTTCTTTTACAGTGAcaattttctgaatatttcGTGAacgcttaaaaaaaaaaaagaagattaaaaacattttcaggacagttgtgaaaattttaaaaactttaaaaagacaGTACCCTGATATACAGTATGTTTGTAGATctcctaaattttttttttacaatctaaACAAATCACAACTTAACAAACCTTgattcatcaaatattttgacTAATAACACCCTGTCTAACATTATTTTAGTAGATAAAATAAAGTCTACATTACTAGTCCATGTTGCATCTTGAATTGCCTCTATGGTTGTCTAGATGAAAATTACTGATCTTCTGTCCTTTTTTTCTTGCAGAACAACATACCCTGGCATTGTTTTTCCTTTGATCGTAATGGACAGAACTCGGCCCTGGGGGACATCTCCATTATATCTCGCAGCAGTCGCCCCCAATCCCCAGCCCTGGGGAAGACGGTGGTCACACTCTGTATCCCAGGACGGTCAGCAAAAGATTCTGGGATAAGTGAAATGGAGGTTAGGGTGTGGTGTCGACCCCCAGACAAGAGGATTGACAGAGGTAAATCTGAATTgtctcattttattttaatgccCCCTTCCAACATGAAGAAAATAATCTCCTATTTAACCTAAAGAATGTGTGCAacttgaatgtttttaattagaGTAAGTGTATTTAATGTATGTCATAACTTGTATTATCGTGGAATATCTTCCAGgatttattgtttctttttggACAGCTCTATGTATTGCATGTATGgaccttaaaaaaattatcaattgtCTCACATGTATTCACATGTAAATGATTAATACTAAATCTGTATGTTTACCAGATACACATGaatatacaagtaaattatACCATGCTGtagcattgatttttttcctccACATAAACAGCTTTGGCACAGAATCCACCAGATGAAATGACAGCAAGGATCGACATTGACGTAGACACGCCCACTGCCAACATCCCACCCCTCAGAACGATCGACCTGCAAGCTATCGTGGGCGTGGCTCGACTACACATCCCCAAGTACCTGGAAATGGTCAAGCTAGAGTCTACAGTCCGACAGGCAGCCAGGGACTCCATTGCCCTGAAGAACTTTGGGAACATAGAGCTCAAAGTTTCTCTCAGTATTCCTGACCATGAAGATGTCTTCCAAGTCCGTCCAAAGCAGATCATAATTCCGCCAGGACAGGAGAATGAGATCATGGTGGAGTTCTTTCCCATGGAATCAGGGAAGAAGTCTCTAGAGAGGTAgggtatttgaaaaaaaaaattctttgaaattacAGGTATAAAGgatgattaaaaaatttcagttgtgtttaaatgctttgaaatatacgtcagaagttttgaaaaaaaattatgttttgggtaCCTGGTAAGGTTTTGATCAACGGTAGAAAATTTAGTAAAtagattttaaacaaaacaataaaaaatcgtATAGTACTGTACTTTTATCATGTTTGATATACTAGagttctacatgtacataattatgtgGTTCTTCCAGTGTGCTGTTGATGAATGTAGAGCCAGACGGTCCGTTATACGAGCTGCCAGTACTGGGCAGTGTGGTGTCAGAGAAAGCCAAGAGACAGTCCACCCCCATAGTCCTCAGTGACAGGTGCTTTATCTATTTTGGAGGCTTGGGGACAGGGAAAACGCTGTGAGTATTAAAAGTAGTTCATTGTCATACATTTAAAGTGTTATGagacaaaatgaatttattgatgttattgttttatgatttattgTGTCACCATTATAGGGAGAAGAAGTTCaggttaaaaaatcaaacacagTACCCTTTGAAGTTGAAGCTGGAGGTCCGTGACGATTCACATGTCTTTAAGGTAAGAGATTTCTAAGTTCTCTGGAATTGTTTTCTATTGTCAAACTTTTggtgattttattgaaattgaatGCTCTTGTGTGTAACTATATGCCTTTGTAAATTTCCAGATGAGAACGTCGGCCCTTCAGTCTAACAATCTAACAGAGATACGAGATGTGATCATTCAGCCGTTGGAGACCTACCCTGTTTATGTTACATACTCCCCGATCTCACCCACACTGAATTCTGGGAAAGTTGTCATCAAACCTTATGACACTGCGTACAAGTTCTCAGTAAGTGCATTGTAcatatttgtatacatgtacatttcataCATGTAGTCCCATAGAGGAAAATAAACCCTATGACACTGCATTCAAGTTCTCAGTAAGTGCATTgtacatatttatatacatgtacatctcatACATGTAGTCCCTtagaggaaaataaaaaaatatacatgtatttattgagaTACAGAAACATTTACTGGTACTTGTcaagttttatgaaattataGGTGTACTCATGTACATGAAGTATGGATGAAAGATACACACAGCTGTATTAGTCATTATTGAAATTCTTCATTGGGTTTtgattaagagggctggatggttgTGGTCATTTTAGGACTATATTTATCTCCTAGAAAAAAGAGCTCTGTTTTAATATAGATATAGgaatatattcaaatttcaaactttaaattttgggctttttctttgacaaataaTATAATAGTTAATGgctaaaaatcatatttaaaattttaggttACATGTAGATCTGATGGGTAATTTTTTGAGCATTCAACCTCTTTATCCACAGGATAAATGAATGCATGTCcatgtatattttgatattttataatacatgtaagaaacTGACCAGTGTGTTTTTACAACAGATTCCTGTGTCTGGTTATGGTGGCGTCGGTAAGCTGGTGGTAGAGGGAGCTAGTATAGCAGACATGAACCGCTACTGTCTCGACATGGGGGATATTTCCCTTGGACAGGAAACGGGAGAGAAAGTCATCGTCCGAAATGTTGGATCTCGACCTGTGTTTGTCAAACTCATGGCTTATGCAGGTGAGTAAAGTGGAGTTGATATGTTTAAACTTGATGATCTGTTGTTAAAAAAGAGTGTATTAGTGAGATCAAAACTTGATCACTTTTCTTATGTCATTAGAATTGcaaatgaaaacattaaagAGCATACATGCATTTCTGTGTGTAGGTTCCCACTGCAGGAAGGATAATATATCTGGGAGAGTCTTGGTGGAACCCAGTGAATTTGTACTTGAACCAGAGGGTACTAAggtaaatacatacatgtactggcATAAGTCAGTTATAAAGTTTTGATTCATAtgtaagaaaatgtaaatgacaacgtacatgtacatctatgaGACTTTTGACACAGTTTTAATaccattttgggttttttccaGTCTGTGATAATTGTTTTGAACCCGTCTGACCGAGAAACTTCACTGTGTGCCACCAGCAAACAGATTGTGTCTACAGTTGTAGCCTTTTATGGAGATGAAATTTCCAGACAAAGATACAGAAGGTGGGACTTGGTTATTTTTATGTTCTATTAGTAACTGTAACTTTACATTACTGGTACATTCTAGATTAAATACACTGTATGGTGTATTAATATACACCTGATTTTCTGGAATGTTAAGTTAGAGTTTTGATTGATGCTGTTGTAATTTCCTGAAATTTTCCCCTCAGGGCCATGAGTTCCTCCACGAAGCCGTACAAACCCAGCTCCTCTATAGATCCATTGTCTCTGTCCCTTAATCTTAACCGTAACTTACCTGATGAAGACTTGGTGCCAGAATCTGCAGGTAAAATTTTCAAGACTTAAAAATCTTGATCAATTCtggattattttttataaagatacAGACACCTTCTTCCTTCTCAGTTGCcatattttttcttatcaaataaGTGGCAATTATAAATTTCCTTTTGTGTTTTAGTTCCATCTGAAGTGAATGGGAACTCTTTGATTGACACCTTTTTCACCACCATGTCCAGACTCTACATAGCCCTGGTGGGGTCCCCCTCAGA is part of the Magallana gigas chromosome 3, xbMagGiga1.1, whole genome shotgun sequence genome and harbors:
- the LOC105321838 gene encoding centrosomal protein of 192 kDa isoform X2; amino-acid sequence: MSGIDSRESLDFKEDSTIAHDGLRESIENASFFQSRGPLAASTVSRPQRPNTRGQDREKWKENGSFLDFNTPKRGQINDNEYDRFGDEFSMGIRGSSRDSSLGLIPVEAMSDLSASVLQVPEEKFFDSEAATVKKRPSSPKTREPPGDFKQALFSNMSSGQVPGILTEEEGDVTVPDIQFQEGELDQLDEDFDLEMTANESALEYAGIPNPDLSEMKLHTTSDNTTGDDIWNSVYLKSGSTFSQFITAEEGETSGEQETSIVQDTTRNSQRRFPSLSKVTLFDEMGSSEDVSQPLSARTRAQYPNLAAVRMDSEVFDQSVDVDKSISKRGSGAGQSADLEVNTPKNVSQMSAQRYKMNDEGTMNGSTDNVSMSMRYSAEGDVVSSPDRMGVKSSPRKDDDSEDEEKILPSQSKNSPAKEFLTTFKESFKSPTHKTRNSEVNSEEQRVKPMGDDLLTEKGPNRYHDPQEENGEDYQDDMPSQLNSMYFKPSYPEASMLPPGQRMDTSDDMFGEVAYPETIEVFDSPGDRLEASGCNINDMQAGENPFDGLESSFGSFGLNKESDVPELPGQANQWLQLDSSPMSARARNSGQSQASQRLSSQSGVSPRVSHESSKSTQQKKLSYRDMEGSEYPSRSRRSADFDNSVFAEPRLSQYYGGDPQAVRRSFPELSISQPMKADVSPRLSKSQDRPVVYKDDSGEMVTDLAYQTDFTDMAPTQHAKLQEQFAKGSLDFDVTMADDFKPADEAKAMLDEDEEQFEKENVFREDVKIVTPVGSPDSWGYSSKMSISCPSFLKPEVEDLRISIGTFMKSGSGALGSLGGDGSQERPEFGMHIKTPPQNRKPMALIETSIREFEPDRSLQASKCRTEGVGNEDEDRLEDRTLQDEAVTLADLEESPAYQESQGSHLQSMGYRDSQESQPQPKRSKTPVMELSAELSKLQESLRESDDSLSITLLHSLLQSVPKDTKPAELSKMVMALSQKSSRSLRHPVAKSTKLPIRRGSDVMNKVKGSSPRKSQDVPEQDRSQNSASFSSKGSKEDKELKNILHKTRPDGEESDVSLSPINRSDNVTPSDVMLKTSCQSDNADGSERESVYSNDPLGRRGQAGNSSQMYVHSGQVSRGSMASPRSRGGSQRSSQENVRYASSAAVNASDSPDRSRHSSAGSNKESRESRIRSPHGNDHGDLTGHHIPDGTDYSLKADYPHQINMGMSREDLVGTEDIQLADSRGFNLIDRDLDSMGNNQRISRESNEQRSRERSVSDYHSKHDYDIGYSEQGFNRNGNYNSGRNSQASKKYEVQDNEYSQDAHNKENIAHDKKAKEDRDLMPPPPVPSFHHNLVPHHKTSDPPMLLTKQSLMKSSFAQQYLPPPATRKILSSKQFSQSQGDVFTLKQDHHHLPTHDSTMSKTLSHSQTNIPDHSMADLSQHSLITPDQSRHRRILSEPMTDGKRLADDISMFRQPPAYHSTPFQRDATNLSETQFYELDHSVMSVMDAEKSTLDGNFKPAKIPTPEYTGLAAIKAPEILSFPEVCCVGISVKTTLPLTNPTNRWLECILQVRQLLLDGQPAGTSVAVPFEMKQKVIVEPNTMEKIEVIFIPKLAGAYVAELLIHSHRFTQDRASGSMSYPTIVTVQAIAEKPKIEVHGFGLENRVLNFGQVTWGSCKSLTLGIVNYGQASLPLRLSISCNNIPWHCFSFDRNGQNSALGDISIISRSSRPQSPALGKTVVTLCIPGRSAKDSGISEMEVRVWCRPPDKRIDRALAQNPPDEMTARIDIDVDTPTANIPPLRTIDLQAIVGVARLHIPKYLEMVKLESTVRQAARDSIALKNFGNIELKVSLSIPDHEDVFQVRPKQIIIPPGQENEIMVEFFPMESGKKSLESVLLMNVEPDGPLYELPVLGSVVSEKAKRQSTPIVLSDRCFIYFGGLGTGKTLEKKFRLKNQTQYPLKLKLEVRDDSHVFKMRTSALQSNNLTEIRDVIIQPLETYPVYVTYSPISPTLNSGKVVIKPYDTAYKFSIPVSGYGGVGKLVVEGASIADMNRYCLDMGDISLGQETGEKVIVRNVGSRPVFVKLMAYAGSHCRKDNISGRVLVEPSEFVLEPEGTKSVIIVLNPSDRETSLCATSKQIVSTVVAFYGDEISRQRYRRAMSSSTKPYKPSSSIDPLSLSLNLNRNLPDEDLVPESAVPSEVNGNSLIDTFFTTMSRLYIALVGSPSEFSLTKTPQIHHSGKSPLTKERGWRTSASLTGIPSKDPNRCISPRSNTTPLHDSPLFVPEEEDKDWSVKPTQLIFRVSSQQDEKLPILKFQISNFQSRTMSYELTWPGQKLKLTPEGGVVGPKDTVTVCISPSPTVYKIIQDLPWSGCVHITSGPKTKKVQVQIRTELGDSQPALTQCLVPVFKHPTGPTISLPYESSVGSMMQASAHKIEFPVTKVGEQSETSFELTNTSDKSMQWIVSSFAPPYVKGADSTKDVFRVMYKVFDFTIKSGSLPPGKSTQVNVEFMPRSKGTFTQHWDIQGTKDKPVRLQLAGESIANDDLVGSQLSSYRDNTAANLQDTGAKTLKKGKDERQVLLKNEELRFLPCSVGQSQMVKLQIANNCSSPQPIEVIPPQPPFYVKHMRFEVKAKKYLMLPVEFRPSEPNNYEGLIVLKTGVGYSLSAKLYGQCTS